In Hyla sarda isolate aHylSar1 chromosome 12, aHylSar1.hap1, whole genome shotgun sequence, a genomic segment contains:
- the LOC130296207 gene encoding uncharacterized protein LOC130296207 → MVADAVLVSLGLGDGCRLSENMSTVSISPSGSCRRVTSVSDVRSVKCSSVADIGASEPDRSLSQSTRDLIHEAWAPGTRSAYRSAWGLWVHWCSQRQMDPIHAPIADVLNFLSEAFNESKAYRTINVYRSAISAQHSAVDGRGVGQHQLICRLLKGIRLKRPPGPRYQITWDVSLVLRMFSYWEDNDVLSLKLLSYKLTMFLCLVSIKRVSDGRALDISGRQFTPQGVQSSITRRTKTNLRTVFYPFFPSHPLLCVVRCLKAYELKTEGLRSKQFSQLLISFCSPYLPVSSPTLARWVKQSMALPGVDVSFFKAHSSRGAMATKVAQTGGSLSEKLKAADWSSEDTFRTFYFRPEGHVAMSVL, encoded by the exons ATGGTGGCCGACGCAGTCCTGGTTTCCCTAGGTCTTGGGGATGGTTGTCGATTATCCGAGAATATGTCCACTGTTTCCATCAGTCCTTCAGGGTCCTGCAGGAGAGTTACATCCGTTAGTGATGTCAGGTCAGTTAAATGTAGTAGCGTGGCGGATATTGGGGCATCAGAACCTGATAGAAGCCTTTCACAGTCAACTAGAGACCTCATCCATGAGgcgtgggctccaggtaccagatcggcttaccgatcagcctggggattatgggttcattggtgctcacaGCGGCAGATGGATCCCATTCATGCCCCTATAGCTGATGTGTTAAATTTTTTATCGGAAGCCTTTAATGAAAGCAAGGCGTATAGGACTATTAACGTATATAG GTCTGCTATTTCTGCCCAACATAGTGCGGTGGATGGTAGGGGAGTTGGTCAGCATCAACTGATTTGCCGTCTTTTAAAAGGCATAAGGCTCAAAAGGCCGCCAGGTCCCCGGTATCAGATTACGTGGGATGTTTCATTGGTTCTACGCATGTTTTCTTATTGGGAAGATAATGATGTGCTGTCCCTTAAGTTGCTATCTTACAAACTGACCATGTTTTTGTGTTTGGTGTCCATCAAGCGCGTCTCGGACGGGAGGGCGTTAGACATTTCTGGGAGACAGTTTACTCCGCAGGGAGTGCAATCCTCCATTACCAGACGTACGAAGACTAATCTACGAACGGTATTTTATCCTTTCTTTCCATCTCATCCCTTGTTATGCGTAGTCCGGTGTTTGAAAGCTTATGAACTCAAAACGGAGGGATTACGCTCTAAGCAGTTCTCCCAATTGCTTATATCATTTTGTTCGCCCTACCTGCCAGTTTCGTCACCGACATTGGCGCGCTGGGTGAAGCAGTCTATGGCGCTGCCTGgggtggatgtttcttttttcaaGGCACACTCCTCCAGAGGGGCCATGGCTACTAAGGTGGCGCAGACTGGAGGCTCGCTTTCTGAAAAATTAAAAGCGGCGGATTGGTCGTCGGAGGATACGTTTAGGACTTTTTATTTCAGACCAGAAGGTCATGTTGCTATGTCAGTTTTGTGA